One Dromiciops gliroides isolate mDroGli1 chromosome 3, mDroGli1.pri, whole genome shotgun sequence DNA segment encodes these proteins:
- the INSIG2 gene encoding insulin-induced gene 2 protein isoform X1 codes for MAERETASSVPPKCGPYISSVTSRSMNLMIRGVVLFLIGVFLALVLNLLQIQRNVTLFPPDVIASIFSSAWWVPPCCGTASAVIGLLYPCIDRHLGEPHKFKREWSSVMRCVAVFVGINHASAKVDFDNNIQLSLTLAALSIGLWWTFDRSRSGFGLGVGIAFLATLVTQLLVYNGVYQYTSPDFLYVRSWLPCIFFAGGITMGNIGRQLAMYECKVTAEKSHQE; via the exons atggcagagagagagacggCTTCATCTGTGCCTCCAAAGTGTGGGCCATACATCTCTTCTGTCACTAGTCGGAGTATGAACTTGATGATTCGTGGAGTAGTTCTGTTTTTGATTGGAGTATTTCTTGCATTAGTATTAAATCTACTTCAGATTCAGAGAAATGTCACACTCTTTCCACCTGATGTGATTGCAAGCATCTTTTCTTCAGCATGGTGGGTACCACCATGCTGTGGCACAGCTTCAG CTGTGATTGGGTTATTATACCCCTGCATTGACAGGCATCTGGGAGAACCACATAAATTTAAAAGAGAGTGGTCCAGTGTAATGCGATGTGTAGCAGTCTTTGTTGGTATAAATCATGCCAGTGCT AAAGTAGATTTTGACAACAATATACAGTTGTCTCTCACACTAGCTGCACTATCCATTGGTCTATGGTGGACTTTTGATAGATCACGAAGTGGTTTTGGCCTTGGAGTAGGAATTGCTTTCTTGGCAACCTTGGTCACTCAACTACTAGTCTATAATGGGGTTTATCA ATATACATCTCCAGATTTTCTTTATGTTCGTTCTTGGTTACCATGTATATTTTTTGCTGGTGGCATAACAATGGGAAACATTGGTCGACAACTGGCTATG taTGAATGTAAAGTCACTGCAGAAAAATCTCATCAGGaatga
- the INSIG2 gene encoding insulin-induced gene 2 protein isoform X2 translates to MAERETASSVPPKCGPYISSVTSRSMNLMIRGVVLFLIGVFLALVLNLLQIQRNVTLFPPDVIASIFSSAWWVPPCCGTASAVIGLLYPCIDRHLGEPHKFKREWSSVMRCVAVFVGINHASAKVDFDNNIQLSLTLAALSIGLWWTFDRSRSGFGLGVGIAFLATLVTQLLVYNGVYQYTSPDFLYVRSWLPCIFFAGGITMGNIGRQLAMVSKTILI, encoded by the exons atggcagagagagagacggCTTCATCTGTGCCTCCAAAGTGTGGGCCATACATCTCTTCTGTCACTAGTCGGAGTATGAACTTGATGATTCGTGGAGTAGTTCTGTTTTTGATTGGAGTATTTCTTGCATTAGTATTAAATCTACTTCAGATTCAGAGAAATGTCACACTCTTTCCACCTGATGTGATTGCAAGCATCTTTTCTTCAGCATGGTGGGTACCACCATGCTGTGGCACAGCTTCAG CTGTGATTGGGTTATTATACCCCTGCATTGACAGGCATCTGGGAGAACCACATAAATTTAAAAGAGAGTGGTCCAGTGTAATGCGATGTGTAGCAGTCTTTGTTGGTATAAATCATGCCAGTGCT AAAGTAGATTTTGACAACAATATACAGTTGTCTCTCACACTAGCTGCACTATCCATTGGTCTATGGTGGACTTTTGATAGATCACGAAGTGGTTTTGGCCTTGGAGTAGGAATTGCTTTCTTGGCAACCTTGGTCACTCAACTACTAGTCTATAATGGGGTTTATCA ATATACATCTCCAGATTTTCTTTATGTTCGTTCTTGGTTACCATGTATATTTTTTGCTGGTGGCATAACAATGGGAAACATTGGTCGACAACTGGCTATG gtttcTAAGACTATCTTAatataa